From the genome of Vitis riparia cultivar Riparia Gloire de Montpellier isolate 1030 chromosome 2, EGFV_Vit.rip_1.0, whole genome shotgun sequence:
CATTTCTACCAGCGCGCTGAAGAGAAGGTTAGAATTCAGTTCCTTATGTTGAATCAATAAGCACACATAGCAGAACCTAGTTTTTTTAGCAACTCATTTCCTTCCTACCTGCAGTTGAGACCAAAGAGAGCTGCCTCAGAACACCTGACACCAGAGCATGGATGCAAGCAACCCAGAGCTTCTGCCTCAGACTGAGCTTTTCTCCATTGGGAAGTCAAATATCGTCTTCAGCTTGTATATAACTATATATGTATTCCCATACTCAAATGTGTAAACTGAAAGAAGACTTGCTTTATCATTATCGCAAAAAATGCTTAGCCACAGGCTAGTAGATGTTGGGTGTAAAAATCAGATTAAGATATAGCTGGATTATTCCCATCCCAGACAGTGAAATTATGAAATTGTCTTTCTTCTCATACATTCATGCCTTTATTCTTCACATTTTCCTGAAAATCGTCCATTCAGATGCCTTAAAAGGCCAATGGGGTAAGCTCCCAATGCTAGTTATGGTCttaatcttaaatatttgacCTAATTTATGGTCTTAATCATGGATGCTGCATTTCCTCACCAATAAGTTGAGAAATGTGATTTAAGTATATGAATTCTTAGGCCGTGTTTTATTATCAAACagtttcaaggaaagaaaaaaaagtgattttctaatatttggttcattattaaaaaaaaaaaaattgaaggaaaatttaatgtaattaaaagtatttagaaaatttttaaagttattttatttttatataaaaaatttaaaacgagtgaaataaatttgaggGAGTATGAatggtttattaattttaaatttttcttcacatttttagtctaattttttaagaatcaaatataaggaaaagaaGCTTAATTGGATGGATATAGTTTGTTTTGAGTTTATAGCCTGTACAATCACTCTTACCATTTTAGAATGCGTTCACTTAATTTAGAGGTATTACcttttatgaatatattaatagCTTCCTCTTTCTAGTCATCATATGTGATATGACAACTCATTCTcctttaaacttaatttttgtgTCCCCAGAGAGAAGTTTCTACGGTCGTGTCCCTAAATTGATCGGACTCCAAGGGAGCTATATCCACGCAATATGCCAATGAGTGTCTATTATATCTGCAATAGACATGCTTCAAATAATCCATTTAAATGGCTATGTCGGTCCAATTATCAAGGCTATGGATAAAATTATTGACGAGGTAAGTCTGAGATGAATGCTGGTCCGCGTAACAAGTCTGgctaatttaatatattttagatGCATGCTGGTCCGCGTAACAAGTCTGGTcagtttaatatattttaatgacTGGgataaacaaattcaaataaattattaaaagataattaaaataaaaaaaattgcccATAATTCTGACAAGGGAGTTCCAAATTCTAACAATAGTGCGTCTCCATCCTCTGAGTGTCTACCACGTGTTAAATGAGGTGAGGCTTTGAGGAGCAGTATCCACTCATACTCTGCCACGTAATATCCACGTTACATCTATGTTCACGTGGCAAGACAAAAGTTATATGAATGGGCAATAGGTATACAAATATATGGGCAacttattacttttattttccaaacaaattaTTCGTGTTTCATGACATTTAGCAATTTTCTGACCTCAAACTTAGTTGGTCAGTAAAATTATCCCAATTTCACCACTCACCACCCCACCCCACTCGCCAATCTCCATCTATGGTCAAGGCTCcttaaaggaaaggaaaaatatataaggaaaatgattttttgatttaaaaataaaaaaggatgaaaattaaataaaactactattttaaaattatttaatttttatatgaaaaaaaaaaaataagtgtgataattttttaaaaaatatataaaattattcgTGTTTCATGACATCTAGGAATTTTCTGACCTTCACTTCATAGTCAGTCATCACAATTCTCTAGTTTCTCTTGCTCTCACCTCACCTCTCGCCAGTCTCCATCCAAAGCTTCCATGGCCATGGCTGCTCCCATTCACGCTTCTTCAATTACCAAAATTTCCTCCACCAAACAAATCTATCCTTTTACTTCACACTATCGTCCTTCTTCACTCGTTCTTTCTCACACTCTGAGTATCCGTTCAACGCTACGGCGGCCGATGGTCGCCGCCGCGGCCACCACGGCCGTCGAAGCGGAGCCGCGTTCGAACTCCACGGCTCCCTCCAAATCTTTGCCCTTCCGAGTCGGGCACGGCTTCGATCTTCATCGGTTGGAGCCCGGGTACCCTCTCATCATTGGCGGCATTGATATTCCTCACGATAGAGGCTGCGAGGCTCACTCGGATGGTAGTTTTTATGTTCTGATTGAATAATTTTGtgattatgtttggttattgtgGTTGAATTGAGGTTTGATTGGGATTGCAGGTGATGTGCTGCTTCATTGCGTTGTTGATGCGATTTTGGGTGCTTTGGGGCTTCCTGATATCGGCCAGATTTTCCCGGATTCGGATCCGAAATGGAAGGGAGCTCCATCCTCTGTTTTTATCAAAGAAGCGGTCAGTACGTTTTCATTGTTATTCGCGCCATTTAGATTATTCGACTCAAATGATTCAAACATGCCCATTAGATAGCATCATGTCAGTCTGGATTCAACTGGAATCATTCTATTTGCTGAGCAAGGTGCTTGTTTGAGAATTTTATAGTTACTGCTTTTTGCTCACAACACACCGGCACAAACAGAAACATAGATTATTATATTCACATGGTAATATTTATACTGAACTGAAGTACTGTAGGGCTCCAGTAGCATTTCTTCATGAAGCAAATTCAAAAGCTAAGTTACAATATGAAAAGTTGCCAAAATCAGTGAAAACTTATTTATTCTAGTGCTTATTGTGTACTTGCATTGAAAATTTAGCAGCCTTATTGGTTGTTTTTGTAAATACAATGAGACAGTGTTGCTATACGAGTTCCTACCAGTGGTACTTGTAACGAGTAGTAGTTTTGAGTCTTTTGATCATCATCCTGCGGGAACCTGCAATTTAAAGGTGGTGTCATTCTTTGAATCTTTGGGTTGGAGGCCAAGGCCGACTAAGGTGAGTAAAAATGATTGCTCAGAAATAAAACAAAGCAATCCAAATAGgagtgatgtaggacaaccctaggatggttgcctacactcaagggtaggtgggctagggtttta
Proteins encoded in this window:
- the LOC117932334 gene encoding 2-C-methyl-D-erythritol 2,4-cyclodiphosphate synthase, chloroplastic, with the translated sequence MAMAAPIHASSITKISSTKQIYPFTSHYRPSSLVLSHTLSIRSTLRRPMVAAAATTAVEAEPRSNSTAPSKSLPFRVGHGFDLHRLEPGYPLIIGGIDIPHDRGCEAHSDGDVLLHCVVDAILGALGLPDIGQIFPDSDPKWKGAPSSVFIKEAVRLMHEAGYEIGNLDATLILQRPKLSPHKEAIRSNLSQLLGADPSVVNLKAKTHEKVDSLGENRSIAAHTVVLLMRK